The following are from one region of the Nicotiana tomentosiformis chromosome 7, ASM39032v3, whole genome shotgun sequence genome:
- the LOC104100691 gene encoding replication protein A 70 kDa DNA-binding subunit B-like isoform X2, producing the protein MIRLLSAQIGGLSVHRGSSSLFLIMLRLCSCLCITELNSTRDDWTVRVRVCRKWNSINFKRNRELMSTDMILIDEEETLIHATINKNLVNKYKNLLSEGSVYVIKNFKVSEASGVYRPVTSTFKISFFLTTALQELREGIVSIPINGFQFIKPDMIDSRLNNNTVLSDVVGCLAAIGDMESVGSKWKKRDIQVITDYSAKSKITLWEEFGEKFEPFLYNDSGPYVVIVTSTAVKQFRGEVTFATTYASKIYVNLEIDYITTLIQKFGATFLGVQTIGSSNVNNIPIEEEMFMNRMNITELLESDWSADIHKYIVTVRGNITEIDNYFDWYYISCNSYSKKIVPSNGVYTCHFCAKECKFPLVKYKIHVKVNDKTGKTTLVLFNAVAEKLLDTSAHKLFNRLSLESNNVPPQIQSLCGKEFIFKLRLNNYNLKEGLENYTVSKLFIPDENLELQYTTRKEQKGKKKVEDNIETNVLSKERNLLMSLWRTLKTL; encoded by the exons AATTGAATAGTACTAGAGACGATTGGACCGTGAGGGTTAGAGTTTGCCGGAAATGGAATTCTATTAATTTCAAGAGAAACAGAGAACTAATGAGTACAGACATGATCCTTATAGATGAAGAG GAAACTTTGATACATGCTACAATCAACAAGAATTTAGTAAATAAGTACAAGAATTTGCTCAGTGAAGGATCAGTCTATGTTATTAAGAACTTCAAAGTTAGTGAGGCTTCTGGTGTATATAGACCAGTGACAAGTACTTTTAAAATTTCTTTCTTCCTGACAACTGCACTCCAGGAACTACGAGAAGGTATTGTTAGTATTCCTATAAATGGATTCCAGTTTATAAAACCCGACATGATCGACTCAAGGCTGAACAATAACACCGTGCTATCAG ATGTGGTTGGTTGTTTAGCTGCCATCGGTGACATGGAGAGTGTTGGAAGCAAGTGGAAAAAAAGGGACATCCAAGTTATAACTGATTA TTCTGCAAAATCAAAAATAACTTTGTGGGAAGAATTTGGAGAGAAGTTCGAACCATTTCTATACAACGACTCTGGCCCATACGTTGTCATAGTTACTTCTACAGCAGTTAAACAATTCCGTG GTGAGGTTACTTTCGCCACGACATATGCAAGCAAAATATATGTAAATCTAGAAATAGATTATATAACAACTTTGATTCAAAAGTTTGGTGCCACATTTCTTGGTGTACAAACTATCGGGAGCTCTAATGTCAATAACATTCCCATTGAGGAAGAGATGTTTATGAACAGGATGAACATTACTGAGTTGTTGGAGTCCGACTGGAGCGCCGATATACAT AAATACATTGTTACTGTGAGGGGCAACATTACAGAAATAGATAATTATTTTGATTGGTACTACATTTCATGCAACTCGTATTCGAAGAAGATTGTACCTTCAAATGGTGTCTATACATGTCACTTTTGTGCGAAAGAATGCAAGTTTCCTTTGGTGAA GTACAAAATACACGTCAAAGTAAATGACAAAACTGGAAAGACTACTCTGGTTCTATTTAATGCTGTAGCGGAGAAGCTCCTTGATACATCCGCCCACAAGTTGTTCAATAGGCTGTCATTGGAAAGCAATAATGTACCTCCACAAATCCAAAGCCTTTGCGGCAAGGAATTTATTTTCAAGCTACGATTAAACAATTACAATCTTAAAGAGGGGCTTGAAAATTATACGGTATCCAAGTTGTTCATTCCAGATGAGAATCTGGAATTGCAATACACAACAAGGAAAGAACAAAAG GGGAAAAAGAAGGTTGAGGATAACATTGAAACAAACGTTTTGTCGAAGGAAAG GAATCTACTAATGTCTCTTTGGAGGACTTTGAAGACTCTCTAG
- the LOC104100691 gene encoding replication protein A 70 kDa DNA-binding subunit B-like isoform X3, which produces MPKLLSAQIGGLSVHRGSSSLFLIMLRLCSCLCITELNSTRDDWTVRVRVCRKWNSINFKRNRELMSTDMILIDEEETLIHATINKNLVNKYKNLLSEGSVYVIKNFKVSEASGVYRPVTSTFKISFFLTTALQELREGIVSIPINGFQFIKPDMIDSRLNNNTVLSDVVGCLAAIGDMESVGSKWKKRDIQVITDYSAKSKITLWEEFGEKFEPFLYNDSGPYVVIVTSTAVKQFRGEVTFATTYASKIYVNLEIDYITTLIQKFGATFLGVQTIGSSNVNNIPIEEEMFMNRMNITELLESDWSADIHKYIVTVRGNITEIDNYFDWYYISCNSYSKKIVPSNGVYTCHFCAKECKFPLVKYKIHVKVNDKTGKTTLVLFNAVAEKLLDTSAHKLFNRLSLESNNVPPQIQSLCGKEFIFKLRLNNYNLKEGLENYTVSKLFIPDENLELQYTTRKEQKGKKKVEDNIETNVLSKERNLLMSLWRTLKTL; this is translated from the exons AATTGAATAGTACTAGAGACGATTGGACCGTGAGGGTTAGAGTTTGCCGGAAATGGAATTCTATTAATTTCAAGAGAAACAGAGAACTAATGAGTACAGACATGATCCTTATAGATGAAGAG GAAACTTTGATACATGCTACAATCAACAAGAATTTAGTAAATAAGTACAAGAATTTGCTCAGTGAAGGATCAGTCTATGTTATTAAGAACTTCAAAGTTAGTGAGGCTTCTGGTGTATATAGACCAGTGACAAGTACTTTTAAAATTTCTTTCTTCCTGACAACTGCACTCCAGGAACTACGAGAAGGTATTGTTAGTATTCCTATAAATGGATTCCAGTTTATAAAACCCGACATGATCGACTCAAGGCTGAACAATAACACCGTGCTATCAG ATGTGGTTGGTTGTTTAGCTGCCATCGGTGACATGGAGAGTGTTGGAAGCAAGTGGAAAAAAAGGGACATCCAAGTTATAACTGATTA TTCTGCAAAATCAAAAATAACTTTGTGGGAAGAATTTGGAGAGAAGTTCGAACCATTTCTATACAACGACTCTGGCCCATACGTTGTCATAGTTACTTCTACAGCAGTTAAACAATTCCGTG GTGAGGTTACTTTCGCCACGACATATGCAAGCAAAATATATGTAAATCTAGAAATAGATTATATAACAACTTTGATTCAAAAGTTTGGTGCCACATTTCTTGGTGTACAAACTATCGGGAGCTCTAATGTCAATAACATTCCCATTGAGGAAGAGATGTTTATGAACAGGATGAACATTACTGAGTTGTTGGAGTCCGACTGGAGCGCCGATATACAT AAATACATTGTTACTGTGAGGGGCAACATTACAGAAATAGATAATTATTTTGATTGGTACTACATTTCATGCAACTCGTATTCGAAGAAGATTGTACCTTCAAATGGTGTCTATACATGTCACTTTTGTGCGAAAGAATGCAAGTTTCCTTTGGTGAA GTACAAAATACACGTCAAAGTAAATGACAAAACTGGAAAGACTACTCTGGTTCTATTTAATGCTGTAGCGGAGAAGCTCCTTGATACATCCGCCCACAAGTTGTTCAATAGGCTGTCATTGGAAAGCAATAATGTACCTCCACAAATCCAAAGCCTTTGCGGCAAGGAATTTATTTTCAAGCTACGATTAAACAATTACAATCTTAAAGAGGGGCTTGAAAATTATACGGTATCCAAGTTGTTCATTCCAGATGAGAATCTGGAATTGCAATACACAACAAGGAAAGAACAAAAG GGGAAAAAGAAGGTTGAGGATAACATTGAAACAAACGTTTTGTCGAAGGAAAG GAATCTACTAATGTCTCTTTGGAGGACTTTGAAGACTCTCTAG